The Osmerus mordax isolate fOsmMor3 chromosome 5, fOsmMor3.pri, whole genome shotgun sequence DNA window GTGTTATCTTCTTTCGCAACTCCCTCTATTGATTGCACGATATCATTTATTTATCTCTACTCTCGACTCCACCCTTCCCAATCGAAAATGTACTCAATTCTTCCCTATTCGTCCCCATTGTcaactctttctctcgctttttctctgcctctatctctctttcacactctccgTCCCAGCTCCAGGATCAGATGTGAGATATGTCCAGGTGATAGCTGACAGGATTCATTTCTTGCTCGCCCTTCCCAGACGCACTGTCACCCTCACTGTTCGGAGTCACTTCTTGTGCGACGAGAATAGTGTCCCCACTGTGCAGGACTTCCTTCTGTTGGATCTGCAGCTCTCTTGACCATGAGCTGAGGATTATCTCTGTGTCACACCTTTTCCAAGGAATTTTTGACTGGGTGTAAATAATGTTTTTACAGACTGACTGTTTTAATTTgcaatgaaataaaataatgaaactgATTTTGTAGTTTTGTCCTGTTTACCAAATCACGGCAGAGTTTAAATGTGTCTATGTATCTACAGTCTGTCATCTATGTATTTTTAAACCAAATAAAACTGTAGTACATAGACTTACAATTCTATAATGCCACATTTATCAGGCTTTGTCTTCTTCATGTTAAACTGTAGGCTACTTTCCCTACACGATGTTAAATGTAGGCAGGTCTTATAGTCtttcagccaatcaaattcgtcTTTTGCGGAATTCCCCCAACACTCCGGGGCTTTCCAGCCAACTTGAACGACGGTAAGTTTTAGAACCAATAGGACGAAATCAACACAAATGTTTTATCGATGGGGAAATACATGGAAAAAAATTCCGGTCACTGAACTTTTTGTGCTGTGATCCTGCTTTGGAGGTACACCTTTCCATTTTCCTAGATAAATAAAACGAAGCAGTGTTCGGTGGACAAGTGTCATTCAGAGGCGTCAAACATCAAGGTAAATAACTTACTTTTTTGCATTATAGAGTGCACGACAAGCCGCATTGACTCGTGGCACGCTTCGTTACTATAAATAATTGCATCAGCTTTAATTAAATTCAAATGTACATATGAAAGTGAGACAATAGGAAAGAGTGATAAGAAATACATGTAGCCTACGTGAGCTACACTTTGTATATAGTAAAAGTACCAAGGTTTGCAGAATGTCAAAATTATTTATAAGCAAGCATGTCAACATTTAACATTTTGAATTTAGGGAGAAATACAAGTCTAGGCTTCACATTCTGTCATTATAGGTTTATGATGATAAGTGGCTAAAAACATAGTTTGGCTCTAAATCTAAGCAAATGTAGCCTGGAAATTCCCATAATAGTCAGCGGATCTGTTTAGATACAGTCACCCCAAGTGGGATGCTTAAAGCTTTGATATTTTCGAGAGGGATGGGCTGTGGATATTATGAAGATGATTAGCGTTATACATGATAGTAGAAAGATAGAAAACAAGAAAGACAATGTATATTCTTAACCTCTTTTCACAGGAAGTGTACACtgaccatcctcatcatcaccttCCTCATCCATGCATATAATCCATTAACAGCCACCATGTCTGGCGCACTGAGGTATGTATTGTCCTTTCTTGTAATGCAGTTTGGTCTGGCTTAATGATTACGTCGTTGGTCGGTATATTCTATCGATCCTTTTATAGATGATAGAAAGACTGGGGCTGTAGTGTGTAATTGGACTAATTTCCTGTTAAGATGAATAACACTAGAGGCACCAACTTGAGCTTGGTTTGTATTGCCTTCAGTTGTGGCAAGCAGTGCCCACTGCCGAGGACTAACCAAACGTGATGTGCTTGATTAGGCTGTTACCTCTTGTCTTGAAAATGGGGATTCAGACAGGCTTAGTCATCCTACCTTTTTATTCCAATCTAAAGGAGCTCAACTTGTCTCCTTTGGCAACTTCTCCTCTGAAACATCCGGTTACTTTAAGTCTGTGTCACAAAGATGTGACTACTGGCATGTCCATAAAATTCCCCAAGAAAAAAAGTGCTTGATGCGGAAGGGCCTGTTGCCCAAAGGTAGTTAACCATAGCGTGTTTACCAATACTGCATATTATACACAGCATCTCATTAATGTTATATCATAGGTTAAATATATTGGATATGACAATCATTTGTTATCAAGTCTGTTCAGATACAGTGTTACTAGTGTTGAGTTGTTCATGTTAAATTACCATATAAAGTTCCAACAATGCTTTTAGGGAAAATGATACCTTGCTTTCCCTTACGCTAGACCTTACCTGTACACTCACTTGGGGGTTTTCATGGCTTGTAGTTTACTAGAAGACACAGAAAACCTGAAGGTAGAAATCACACAAATTTCCCCCTTAGGTGCTCATAGCTGTCATAGCTGTCTTATGATTAAGTGTATTTGTAAATTTCTGTAAGATCCAGATCGTAAGTGCATGGATGCTGCACTGGTAGATTTATATTAGACTAGGGGCAACCCTGTtggcacagggacattccataTTATTCAGatgaaaacactttttttttaatcatctcccagttgggggaggaggggggggggtccctcAAATCGAGCAAAGAGTTGTATTCAAATGTCATGCCAGTTTTCAGTTTCAGATACTTTTTTTATATTAATGCTTGCAACCCAGGTAAGAACGGAATCTGACCCCAAAAAAATTATGATTAAAAAGCCTGAGGGCAGGGAGAGTCTTCCATATGAAGACGATGGAAACAGAGCAAGGCTATTGGCTCTCACACAGCTGTATTGTATTGGTGTACTGTGACACTCTGACATCAGCGGCAGCACTGAGCTGGTATTCTGGGGGCTTTCCTTTCTGTTTTTTTCCTGCCCTACTTCCTGGAAGTGACTCGAGTGagtagaagggggaggggggaccgaGTGAAAGAGAGCAGAACAGAGAGCAGAACAGCCTTCCTTGTTCACGACCACTGTCGTTTTGTGAAAGTGAAACTACTGTTTCAGTCGGGAGTATAACTAAAGGTTTACATACATGTTATTTTAGTATTCTTTCAagtggaaagacagagaggactCGGAGTGACTCAGGTTGGTCATGCAGAGTGAGAACAGTAAACAGCTTCCGTTGTTCAAGTAGCTCAGCATGGTAATGCAGGTTATGCGAAATTGACAGGCTTGTTTGCGGTGGGAAGGTTAAATTGGGTTAGGTATCCAGTTTAATTtgtgttttctatttgtttattttcattataGGATGGATGACAGTCAGTACAACatgaaaatatttgaaaatgagGTAAGATGCTTTGTGTAAAATGTTTGTGAGACGTGTTTTGACTCGGTGTGGAGGGTGATTCTGTTCATCAGAATTGTTTGAAAAACATTTGCTTTCAATAATAAAGAGAACACAATaatcataaatacatttaatggAAACCTCTGAAAATGGTTAAAAACATCTCTAATCTCAGCAGTTTATGAATTTACCATACGACCTCATGCCCCCTGTGGACATCAAGATTGAGCCTTACATCCCTGAAACAGGTAAGTTCACATGACCTTTTACatactttgtttttatttgaatgCTTACGTTATCGCTAGATTGTGGCAAGTGTGAAAAAAGAATACTGGTATCTTTAACACATGTTGTGCTAATCCATGTGTTATAGAtatcagtgatggatttaatgGCAAAAAACACTATTGGTGACAAGTGTGCGGTGTGCACAAAAACAAGTCATCAAATGAACTTCCTTTCACAATAGGATTGAGCGTAAATTTGTGTATTTCAGCTCATGGACCCTACATTCAAATCATCGAGGAGCCCAAACAAGTAAGCCCACAATTTCTTTGTGCTGGATGGAATTATCTAATATTGTATTTTAGCCTCTGCTCAAGTATTTGCACAAAGCCCCAAAATAAAAAAGCCCTTCTCATAGTGAAACTACAAAATCATTTGCATAGTATGTGCATTCAATAcatcattcatttgaaacaaagTTTGTATCTTAATACCGTAACTTAGTTTAGTAAAAGCTTACAAAATCCTCTCGTAAATTATTGTAGAAATCCTGTGAAGATGGCAGTGTGCCCTGCTTCTGTGTGGTGTTTTGGTATTTGCACATGACACGCTGGAAAGTCCTGGATGTAGGAAGTTACTGTTTCTGTAACTGGCAGTGCTAGTACTAGGGGATTATTCACCTcacatccttgtgtgtgtgtgtgtgtgtgtttagagaggaTTCAGATTCCGCTATGAGTGTGAGGGTCCATCTCATGGAGGGCTGCCTGGGGCATCTagtgagaggaacaggagaaccTACCCTACTGTTAAGGTAAGAGACAGTACCAACTGTTGTTCTTTCAGCTGTTTGTGGTTTGAATTCTCTGACAGCTAAATGCCTTAATATAAAGACAGATACCATGCTATCTGCCCAAtgagatataaaaaaaatattattactTTTGAGTTTTAGACTTTTTGAGTATAACTTTTAATGTTATTATCTTTGTAATGATTCATGTGAGAGGTAttctaacctccctctcctttccaggTGAATAACTATGTTGGCCATGCCAGGGTAGAGGTGCAGCTGGTGACACACTCAGACCCTCCCCGTGTTCATGCCCACAGTCTGGTGGGGAGACACTGCTCCGAGAGCGGCACATGCACGGTGGACGTGGGCCCCAACGAACTCACTGCCTCGTTAGTACCAACATTTCTGTGTCGCTGACTGACAACGCTTCGCTGccaaatttacatttaattggagtaatgggagtcaggtggctgagcggtaagggagtcgggctagtaatctgaaggttaccggttcgattcccggctgtgcaaaatgacgttgtgtccttgggcaaggcacttcaccctacttgcctcggggaatgtccctgtacttactgtaagttgctctggataagagcgtctgctaaatgactaaacgtaaatgtagTTCAACTTAAAAAAAGACAGAGCTGTTTTAATCTTATTATTGTTACTAGCTACAGATTTGCAGTGAAACGGTTACCTTGGAATTTTCAAAAGCATTATAACTATAACATCATTGTTTTTCCACTCTATGACTTGACACCACTGCCAGTATATACAGACAGTAGAGTAGAACGTGAATGTCGATTTTTATGaatctatttctctttctccctccctctgtaggTTCAGTAACCTGGGCATCCTGCATGTTACcaagagaggggtggtggagatgTTGGTCAAGAGActcagagaagagaagaagagacagaaaggcCAGCACAACCACATCACAGGTGAGAGCCCAGCCTCGGAGGGCACGGAAATCTCCCATCAACTTGAGGAGAATTGAATTCAGTTCAGAAAGAAGCCTTTGTCTGGGTGACGATCTTAGCGCATGCTGTTCAACTAGAGTTCGGTGCCCGTTGGCATTTCACGCGATTTATGGTTGCAAATGCTTAGTGCAGCTCAACATGGCGGCAAACATGTCTATTTGTAGGAAGCTGCTCATCCGAACCACTTCACATGCAGCACTTTGCGTCGTTGGGTCCCGCGCGATACACCTGCCGATTTTCAACAGTTCTCAGGATAATCGAGCCAAAGACACgcgcagaaacacacagttgAATGTGTTGTATTGAAAGTCACCTTGTCCACTTGTCTCATACAGATCCAGAGGAACAGGCCATTACAAAAGAAGCCAAGGAGCTGGGCAAAGCTATGGACCTGAACATTGTCAGGTTAATGTTCACAGCCTACCTCCAGGACAGCAATGGGGGATTCTCTAGGGCCCTGAAGCCTGTGGTCTCCAACCCCATCTATGACAGCAGTGAGTGAACATCAACTCATGTCCTTATGAATCACCTTTCAAAGTTCATGTTtgacaaaacaaaacagaaaacttTGCGGAAAAACAATTCATTATTATGCTCAATGTAGAATCGCCCAACGCCTCCAATCTGAAGATCTCCCGCATGGACAAGACCTGTGGCTCagtgatgggaggagatgagataTTCCTGCTGTGTGACAAGGTCCAGAAAGGTGAGGCACCATCTCCTATCCACTAGTAATACTTTACTGTACTGGAGTGTAGCTATGCTTGCACTGATTGAATGATTTCACTGATACGTATACCGTCATGTTACATTGACCATGCCTATTCTACAATCCAGATGATATTGAGATTCGTTTttatgaagaggaagaggaagggggctGGGAAGCCTTTGGGGACTTCTCCCCAACCGATGTTCACAAACAGGTACAAACCGACTGAGGGGCGTGCATGTGTGGATGATTAAACGGGATTTGTCATCGATTTGGCTCATTCCCTCTTATCAACATCACTTAATTGTGTGTTTTTCCTCTGTACAGTACGCCATTGTATTCAAAACGCCGCAGTACCACAGCACAGAGATTGAGCGTCCCGTCACCGTGTTCCTGCAgctgaagaggaagaagggaggagactgCAGCGACCCCAAACAGTTCACCTACAAGCCCCAGGACCAAGGTGAGCTACGGCTGTGGATGTGGGGATATTTGAGTCGAATGACTCAAGATGAAAATCCCGGGCTGCGGGGTTTTCTCAGTGGAAATGCAGGCAGATGCCTCCTACTCAAAACATATTTGGGTATTTAGAAAGAAACGTATGAAATGAACAGAAACCAGGCccttttgaaatcacaaactgttttttttctctcccaccccctcttttCCGATTGCATTCGGTCTTTGTTTCAGACAAAGAAGAGGTTCAGAGGAAAAAGCAGAAGCCTCTGCCACACCCCTATGATCCAGGAAGAGGCGGGTCTCTGGGCGGGAACTGGCCacaaggaaggggaggagccggGGGATTTGGAGGTGgcgctggaggaggtggaggaggaggaggtagggcaCACAGCTGTACACGACACTGCTTTCGCACCGCAAGTTCGATGAGTGTGAATTGGACCTTTCTACATTACAAATGTTGTTTGTCGAACACGGATTGCGACCGTGAGTCCCCTCAGTGACACAGGGATTGTACTCATCGTCGTTTCCATTGGTCAGGCTTCCAGTTCAACCATCAGCTTAATGGAGGAGGCTTCTATGGAGGTGGGTTTGGAGGCTTCGGAGGAGGGACCCAAATGTCAGGCCCCGCCCCACAGGCAGGGGGGAACCAGCAGCAGGGGGGACAGGCGGCTGGACAGACAGGCTTACCACTACAAAGGCAACTCTTCCAGATAGGTATGTATGCCTGGAGGATACAGAGACTAGTCGTTAAAATAGTCACTGATTCTACccaaacatactgtacagtgttCCCAGTTCCTGACACAAAGGGGAATATTTGAAGGGTCAGAAGCATCAAACATATAAGATGTTTATGTGATTACGGacatattttgttgttgttgtcgtcaaGAACAGATGGTAGAATGTATGTCGCCCCTTACAACcttgttgttttgtgtccagcTGCCTCTCTGCAGAGCAGggccagtcagacagccaggcagacagcagGGGCACTGCTCCAGTACTGCAGCACTGGGGACGTAACGGTCCTTCTGGCAATGCAGAGACACCTATGCGGAGTCCAGGACGAGAACGGAGACACGTGAGTCCACCTTCTCCACAGTGCTCCCTTTGACTTCCTGTAACACGTACCATGGGATTTGGAAGTCTTTGTCTTGGTTTCACGGCTGATTTAGCGTGTTCTGCCTACCCACAGGCCTTTGCACTTGGCGATCATTCACCAGCAGACCGCAGTGATTCAGCAGTTGATCCACACTATCCTCCGCACCCAGCAACACAAGATTATCAACAGACCCAACCATCTCAACCAGGTAACACACCCCGAACAAAGAACAAAGGCTGCCAATGCCAGCGCACCCTCTAGCGACAATTTACTCAGCGAGTTGTATATTTCTACGATTGGATTAAAGACACGACACGGGTTCTACCGTTTTGATTTACTCGTTTCTCAAGCGCGTGTTTCTGTTCTGTTCTTCAGAGCCCCCTCCACCTGGCTGTGATCACCAGGCAGCTCAAGGTTGTGGAGGTGCTTCTCAGGGCGGGGGCTGACCCCACCCTGCTGGATCTGGACGGTcgcacccccctccacctggctGCGCTGGCCGCGGACGACGTCTGCCTCCGCGTCCTGCTGGGGCACCTGGGCGAACGCTACGCCCACCTGGTCAACATGGCCGACTACCACGGTGAGGGGATGAAAGCGCCGTCGGACGTTTCTTTCATACCTATTGACGGATTATATAGTGTTGAAGACCTGTATTTTATAACTCTTGCCACTGCCTAGTCCTTTGTAATCCCCTTTACACTCATAGAATACTGACTAAAATACGAAATATTAAAATACTGTCGGTTAAAACTTCATAGACAAaggcttactctctctctctctctctctctctttctctttctacttCTGTCCCTCCTCAAGGTCTGCACCCTCTCCACCTTGctgtgaggaagggaggagagcgcTGCCTGCGTCTGCTGGTGGAGGGCGGGGCTAAGATCAATGCCCCAGAGCAAAAGAGTGGATGCTCCGCCCTCCACCTGGCCGTCAGGGAAAATCTCTTCAAAGTGGCCTGCAGTCTAATCACAGACGTAGGTGTTCACCATCACCAAACGTCACACAGAATCCCACCAATTTCCCCCACGTTCATGACATTCATTTCATCGATCGTACCCTTCCACAACGGAACACTgttgcatgcacacgcactcacCTCGTCTCCTTTGTTCTCCAGCTAAAGGCAGATGTGAACATGTGCACGTTTGGAGGgaacacccctctccaccttgCGGCCAGCCTGGGCTCCCCCATCCTCTGCTCCATGCTCGTCGCCGCGGGTAACGCCTCACACACttaccatcacacacacgcacacattcaagtGGATTTGTTCTTACTAAAAGTCTACGGTCACGGTCTACGGAACACAAACCCATAACTGAATATAAACCTTGTTTTTGATGTCCTCAGGTGCTGACAAGAACCTGGAAAACGATGAGcctctcttctccagctcctcttcctcagacgaagaacaggaagaggacGAACGCGAGAGAGAAAGCGGAGGACAAGCAGAGGCGACATCACAGACGCTCTCGCCCGAGAGAAAGCTTGCGAACACCCGCAAGAGACCAGCCACCGGACACACGCCATTAGACCTGGCCAAATGCCGAAAGGTGAGACACGGAACGAATCCAAGGAAGATTCAATTCGATTCTGGAAAAACGTATTCTAGAACGGACCGTTTGCACTGCTATTTGACAGTCCCGTGTTTCCATGCCCAAGGTGAGAAACCTTCTGGAGTCTAGACAGAGCCCCAAGCCCagccaacacaacaccaagacaCCTCCACCCACGAGTAAAGAAGGTGAGACTATACGCCTCTCCCTATCTTTTTTCTTCCTGCCGTATCTTCCTTCACCAGTTGCCTCGACGCAGAATGACTTCCCACAGCTACAGGTTCTTTCGGGGAATCTCCCCTCTGTTCCGTGCCACGCGTTTCTCCAGGTATCTGAACTAGGATCTTTGGATTGTCCTCTGTGCAGGAGAGAGTCAGGCTCTGGACGAGGAGACTCTCACTAAACTGTGTGAGATGCTGAGTCTGGGAGACGTGCCCTGGAGACAGTTGGCGGAGAAGCTGGGCATGCTCACACTGGCACACCTGTATGAGGAGAGCCCCTCGCCCTGCCACAACCTGCTGCACAATTACAAGGTGTGTGCGCACACCGACAGGATGCAACGTCTGTTTGAGAGGTTGACCACGGTTTCCTGAGAAGTGCGTGAGCtgacatgtcccccccccccccccctgtgtgtgtgtgtgtgtgtgtgtttctagctgGGTGGAGGTCCAGTTGAGGGGCTGGTGGATGCTCTTCAGTCTATGGGTTTGACTGATGGAGTCCGGTTACTGACACAAGCTGAGCTGAGAGTTGATAAACAAAGCAGAGGTACTGCACTGATCACTTTTCTGTCCAAACACATAACATTGTCCATTGACCAGATTTGGTTCTTGGTTCATACTCAACCTGTTTTGTTTTGCCCAATCAGATAGCACAGTAGACAGCGGCTTCGGTAGTCAACCAATGaatcaggagatggaggagccaGCCATGGCCAATCAGTAATCACCAGGACAAGGAAGAGTTGAAAATGATCTTGGAAACCTTTTTAGGTGTCGTTCTCAGCTTGGGGACACTTGCTATGGTTGACAGTCATATGAATTTTGCAATTGACTGGGAACATCAGTGCTGGTCTCTTGATGATAGGACTGTACAATGTAGGATATGTTTGGAATATCTAAAGACCTATGCCATCTTCATCTCCTACATAGAACACGGCAGCTTGCTGTGTAGTGCCCTGTCGCCCTCTGCAGTCTCCAAGTGGCTTATTGTTCTGCTGAATGGAAGAAAACAACTTGTGCCATGTTGTTGCTTTGTTGTCTAGGAGACGATGCTGAGATGTATTCAGCTCTACCGTACACAACTCACTAGTATCAGTAGAATACATCCTTCATCAATGTTCTGTGCAAATGTTCTGATGGAATGATCGAGCAATTTATATTTATAGGCTGTGAATATTTTACTAATACTGTGTATTCGTTTGGTTTCTGATCTTACCAAATATGACAGCCCTAGAACCGAAGAGCttgacgtgtttgtgtgtttttaacgATGCCTTACAGGATCTTTTTCCGCAAGGGAAATCCTTCTGTGGGTTTTTGTGGTAGCAGCTTGTTATGCAGTCGGGGAGAGAGCTGGATCGACTGTGTCACTAGCTGGTTTACCTTAGGCCTTTCTCCTCAATGTAATAGCACGCTTTCTCTTCAGCCAGAATCACATTGTGTAATTTGTGTCATCTGTGCAATACAAAGGACGGACTGACAGGAAGAGTGATATTGCATAAACTTCAACCAGGCGTCATTGAATGTTGTTTTTATCATGTCTATGATTTTGAAATAAAAAGGATTTTACTCATAATACTTCACAGGGAATGCTttcaaaatgtgtttatttttcttctatGCCTCCAAAAGATACAAACCATTTAGTATATATTTGAGAGAAACATCCCACCGTATTATTGACAGTATGTACAGCCTAACCATGGAGGGTGATAAAAACAAGGTACATTATGATGGAGCAGATCTATAGAATCATGTACAGAAACACAATTAAGTGGAATACATACAGAAAAATGCTATTCTAGACTGACAGCACAAATAGTGATAGTTTAAACCTCTCGCCACACAGCTCTGTCCTAACATTAAAGTGCACAGGGGATGAAGCGTATCCACTTATTCAACACACTAGTGCATCCCCTGTGCTCCGTGAGATTGAACCGACCGACTGTATTTAGGAGTGCCCTGGAACCTCTTGGTCTACTGTCTATGGCTCTGTAGAATGAGTATATTTACACCATTTGTAGAAGACAGACGGCAGTGCTTCTTACTGTCTGCATGGCAGCCTGTATCACACCAGCCTGGTCCCTGTGGAGTTACAGTGCTTGCCAGTGCTGCACAGACAGTAGTTTCCTTCACTTGTTTTTCTTACCATGGTGGGAGCCAACTCGGAGGTAGAGTATATTTGGACTAATTGATTATGTATTACAACAGTTGTACTTATAGTAAAAGGCCTTCACTGTTGCTGTCGACCCACATCCAGTCAAATAGCCCCAAACTCCCGAAACTAATGGCCATCCTTCTCCTGTAGTATAGCATCACCTAGTGGCATTACCTCACATGTTAAATATTTTATTGTAGGTGGATGGTATTCTTGGTCATTTACATAGCATTACATTAATGTATAAAAACATTATATTGGATGTTTAGGCAATGCTATTTCAACACTCAGGACTGTTCTGTTCACTGATTATGTGCATTCCCTTGGGCCGCAAACGTGATGCTACATTCAGTCAACCACCATGTGTCATTTCCTTTAGTTAACCCATTTTTTTTCCAGTAGTCAAATATAGAACGGTGTGTAATCTGTCAA harbors:
- the nfkb2 gene encoding nuclear factor NF-kappa-B p100 subunit isoform X1, with protein sequence MSGALRMDDSQYNMKIFENEQFMNLPYDLMPPVDIKIEPYIPETAHGPYIQIIEEPKQRGFRFRYECEGPSHGGLPGASSERNRRTYPTVKVNNYVGHARVEVQLVTHSDPPRVHAHSLVGRHCSESGTCTVDVGPNELTASFSNLGILHVTKRGVVEMLVKRLREEKKRQKGQHNHITDPEEQAITKEAKELGKAMDLNIVRLMFTAYLQDSNGGFSRALKPVVSNPIYDSKSPNASNLKISRMDKTCGSVMGGDEIFLLCDKVQKDDIEIRFYEEEEEGGWEAFGDFSPTDVHKQYAIVFKTPQYHSTEIERPVTVFLQLKRKKGGDCSDPKQFTYKPQDQDKEEVQRKKQKPLPHPYDPGRGGSLGGNWPQGRGGAGGFGGGAGGGGGGGGFQFNHQLNGGGFYGGGFGGFGGGTQMSGPAPQAGGNQQQGGQAAGQTGLPLQRQLFQIAASLQSRASQTARQTAGALLQYCSTGDVTVLLAMQRHLCGVQDENGDTPLHLAIIHQQTAVIQQLIHTILRTQQHKIINRPNHLNQSPLHLAVITRQLKVVEVLLRAGADPTLLDLDGRTPLHLAALAADDVCLRVLLGHLGERYAHLVNMADYHGLHPLHLAVRKGGERCLRLLVEGGAKINAPEQKSGCSALHLAVRENLFKVACSLITDLKADVNMCTFGGNTPLHLAASLGSPILCSMLVAAGADKNLENDEPLFSSSSSSDEEQEEDERERESGGQAEATSQTLSPERKLANTRKRPATGHTPLDLAKCRKVRNLLESRQSPKPSQHNTKTPPPTSKEGESQALDEETLTKLCEMLSLGDVPWRQLAEKLGMLTLAHLYEESPSPCHNLLHNYKLGGGPVEGLVDALQSMGLTDGVRLLTQAELRVDKQSRDSTVDSGFGSQPMNQEMEEPAMANQ
- the nfkb2 gene encoding nuclear factor NF-kappa-B p100 subunit isoform X2, whose amino-acid sequence is MSGALRMDDSQYNMKIFENEFMNLPYDLMPPVDIKIEPYIPETAHGPYIQIIEEPKQRGFRFRYECEGPSHGGLPGASSERNRRTYPTVKVNNYVGHARVEVQLVTHSDPPRVHAHSLVGRHCSESGTCTVDVGPNELTASFSNLGILHVTKRGVVEMLVKRLREEKKRQKGQHNHITDPEEQAITKEAKELGKAMDLNIVRLMFTAYLQDSNGGFSRALKPVVSNPIYDSKSPNASNLKISRMDKTCGSVMGGDEIFLLCDKVQKDDIEIRFYEEEEEGGWEAFGDFSPTDVHKQYAIVFKTPQYHSTEIERPVTVFLQLKRKKGGDCSDPKQFTYKPQDQDKEEVQRKKQKPLPHPYDPGRGGSLGGNWPQGRGGAGGFGGGAGGGGGGGGFQFNHQLNGGGFYGGGFGGFGGGTQMSGPAPQAGGNQQQGGQAAGQTGLPLQRQLFQIAASLQSRASQTARQTAGALLQYCSTGDVTVLLAMQRHLCGVQDENGDTPLHLAIIHQQTAVIQQLIHTILRTQQHKIINRPNHLNQSPLHLAVITRQLKVVEVLLRAGADPTLLDLDGRTPLHLAALAADDVCLRVLLGHLGERYAHLVNMADYHGLHPLHLAVRKGGERCLRLLVEGGAKINAPEQKSGCSALHLAVRENLFKVACSLITDLKADVNMCTFGGNTPLHLAASLGSPILCSMLVAAGADKNLENDEPLFSSSSSSDEEQEEDERERESGGQAEATSQTLSPERKLANTRKRPATGHTPLDLAKCRKVRNLLESRQSPKPSQHNTKTPPPTSKEGESQALDEETLTKLCEMLSLGDVPWRQLAEKLGMLTLAHLYEESPSPCHNLLHNYKLGGGPVEGLVDALQSMGLTDGVRLLTQAELRVDKQSRDSTVDSGFGSQPMNQEMEEPAMANQ
- the nfkb2 gene encoding nuclear factor NF-kappa-B p100 subunit isoform X3, with amino-acid sequence MDDSQYNMKIFENEQFMNLPYDLMPPVDIKIEPYIPETAHGPYIQIIEEPKQRGFRFRYECEGPSHGGLPGASSERNRRTYPTVKVNNYVGHARVEVQLVTHSDPPRVHAHSLVGRHCSESGTCTVDVGPNELTASFSNLGILHVTKRGVVEMLVKRLREEKKRQKGQHNHITDPEEQAITKEAKELGKAMDLNIVRLMFTAYLQDSNGGFSRALKPVVSNPIYDSKSPNASNLKISRMDKTCGSVMGGDEIFLLCDKVQKDDIEIRFYEEEEEGGWEAFGDFSPTDVHKQYAIVFKTPQYHSTEIERPVTVFLQLKRKKGGDCSDPKQFTYKPQDQDKEEVQRKKQKPLPHPYDPGRGGSLGGNWPQGRGGAGGFGGGAGGGGGGGGFQFNHQLNGGGFYGGGFGGFGGGTQMSGPAPQAGGNQQQGGQAAGQTGLPLQRQLFQIAASLQSRASQTARQTAGALLQYCSTGDVTVLLAMQRHLCGVQDENGDTPLHLAIIHQQTAVIQQLIHTILRTQQHKIINRPNHLNQSPLHLAVITRQLKVVEVLLRAGADPTLLDLDGRTPLHLAALAADDVCLRVLLGHLGERYAHLVNMADYHGLHPLHLAVRKGGERCLRLLVEGGAKINAPEQKSGCSALHLAVRENLFKVACSLITDLKADVNMCTFGGNTPLHLAASLGSPILCSMLVAAGADKNLENDEPLFSSSSSSDEEQEEDERERESGGQAEATSQTLSPERKLANTRKRPATGHTPLDLAKCRKVRNLLESRQSPKPSQHNTKTPPPTSKEGESQALDEETLTKLCEMLSLGDVPWRQLAEKLGMLTLAHLYEESPSPCHNLLHNYKLGGGPVEGLVDALQSMGLTDGVRLLTQAELRVDKQSRDSTVDSGFGSQPMNQEMEEPAMANQ
- the nfkb2 gene encoding nuclear factor NF-kappa-B p100 subunit isoform X4; this encodes MDDSQYNMKIFENEFMNLPYDLMPPVDIKIEPYIPETAHGPYIQIIEEPKQRGFRFRYECEGPSHGGLPGASSERNRRTYPTVKVNNYVGHARVEVQLVTHSDPPRVHAHSLVGRHCSESGTCTVDVGPNELTASFSNLGILHVTKRGVVEMLVKRLREEKKRQKGQHNHITDPEEQAITKEAKELGKAMDLNIVRLMFTAYLQDSNGGFSRALKPVVSNPIYDSKSPNASNLKISRMDKTCGSVMGGDEIFLLCDKVQKDDIEIRFYEEEEEGGWEAFGDFSPTDVHKQYAIVFKTPQYHSTEIERPVTVFLQLKRKKGGDCSDPKQFTYKPQDQDKEEVQRKKQKPLPHPYDPGRGGSLGGNWPQGRGGAGGFGGGAGGGGGGGGFQFNHQLNGGGFYGGGFGGFGGGTQMSGPAPQAGGNQQQGGQAAGQTGLPLQRQLFQIAASLQSRASQTARQTAGALLQYCSTGDVTVLLAMQRHLCGVQDENGDTPLHLAIIHQQTAVIQQLIHTILRTQQHKIINRPNHLNQSPLHLAVITRQLKVVEVLLRAGADPTLLDLDGRTPLHLAALAADDVCLRVLLGHLGERYAHLVNMADYHGLHPLHLAVRKGGERCLRLLVEGGAKINAPEQKSGCSALHLAVRENLFKVACSLITDLKADVNMCTFGGNTPLHLAASLGSPILCSMLVAAGADKNLENDEPLFSSSSSSDEEQEEDERERESGGQAEATSQTLSPERKLANTRKRPATGHTPLDLAKCRKVRNLLESRQSPKPSQHNTKTPPPTSKEGESQALDEETLTKLCEMLSLGDVPWRQLAEKLGMLTLAHLYEESPSPCHNLLHNYKLGGGPVEGLVDALQSMGLTDGVRLLTQAELRVDKQSRDSTVDSGFGSQPMNQEMEEPAMANQ